The following coding sequences lie in one Miscanthus floridulus cultivar M001 chromosome 9, ASM1932011v1, whole genome shotgun sequence genomic window:
- the LOC136482417 gene encoding probable phospholipase A2 homolog 2 codes for MDGRRRELAVVRYPLQQRCSTGHCHRRRLLPPLLILLLAVASSQSPTAAGSIFGGGDEDSECSRACESRHCTAPLMRYGKYCGVSYTGCPGEAPCDAIDACCMLHDACVQATDNDYLNLLCNQSLLDCVAAARPTAVAATFQGNRCNVTDVADEITTLVEAAVYARGILHKP; via the exons ATGGacggaagaagaagggagctcgCCGTCGTCCGTTATCCCCTGCAACAGCGGTGCAGTACTGGTCattgtcatcgtcgtcgtcttcttcctcctcttctcatcCTGCTGCTCGCCGTCGCCAGCAGCCAGTCGCCCACCGCCGCCGGCAGCATcttcggcggcggcgacgaggacTCG GAGTGCAGCCGAGCGTGCGAGTCCCGGCACTGCACGG CGCCGCTGATGCGCTACGGCAAGTACTGCGGCGTGTCCTACACGGGGTGCCCCGGCGAGGCCCCCTGCGACGCCATCGACGCCTGCTGCATGCTCCACGACGCCTGCGTCCAGGCCACCGACA ACGACTACCTCAACTTGTTGTGCAACCAGAGCCTGCTGGACTGCGTGGCGGCGGCGAGGCCGACGGCGGTGGCGGCCACGTTCCAGGGGAACCGGTGCAACGTCACGGAcgtcgccgacgagatcaccaCCCTCGTGGAGGCCGCCGTGTACGCCAGGGGCATCCTC